Proteins from one Oryza sativa Japonica Group chromosome 12, ASM3414082v1 genomic window:
- the LOC4352278 gene encoding uncharacterized protein isoform X2 encodes MAAPREKSAAATSSAAAADAAGAGGGGDRWGAAVGNLTELGANVAALQRLLAKKAVFVDEDIFSKASLAADQARTIKILDQRVQSLERELDAAISAAARARTEKRQAEAAQRAAELRAQEVTKELENTAKVFKLHMEELRAKQEEIAKKESDIKDIQTD; translated from the exons ATGGCGGCGCCGAGGGAGAAGTCCGCCGCGgcgacctcgtcggcggcggcggcggatgcggcgggggcggggggtgGAGGGGATCGGTggggcgcggcggtggggaaCCTGacggagctgggggcgaacgtGGCGGCGCTGCAGAGGCTGCTCGCGAAGAAGGCGGTGTTCGTCGACGAGGACATCTTCTCCAaggcctccctcgccgccgaccaGGCCCGCACCATCAAG ATTCTTGACCAGAGGGTGCAGTCGCTGGAACGTGAACTAGATGCTGCCATTTCTGCTGCTGCCCGAGCTCGTACAGAGAAACGCCAAGCTGAAGCTGCTCAACGAGCTGCGGAGTTACGTGCGCAGGAAGTGACCAAGGAATTGGAGAACACTGCAA AAGTGTTCAAGCTACACATGGAAGAGTTGCGGGCAAAGCAAGAGGAGATTGCAAAGAAAGAAAGTGATATCAAG GACATCCAAACAGATTGA
- the LOC4352279 gene encoding glycine-rich RNA-binding protein blt801: MALANKIGNLLKRATSSSPALYQSIRCMSSSKLFVGGLSYGTDEQSLRDTFANYGQVIEAKIINDRETGRSRGFGFITYASSEEASAAITALDGKDLDGRNIRVNTANERTGGFRSGGGGYGGGGYGGGGGGYGGGGYSGGGGYGGGGYSGGGGGGGGYQGGGGGYGGNNGGYGNRGGGGGGYGVAEGSADAFSGINLGGDGSFGGNPAGSFGDAGGSTGGGDFSGAGGDSFGSRKNDELMDDLFKDDEPDNYANKQG; encoded by the exons ATGGCGTTGGCTAATAAGATTGGTAATCTGCTCAAGAGAGCCACGAGCTCAAGTCCAGCTCTCTATCAATCAATCAGATGCATGTCATCCTCAAAGCTTTTTGTTGGAG GCCTTTCGTACGGCACAGATGAGCAGAGCCTCAGAGATACTTTTGCCAATTATGGTCAAGTTATTGAAG CTAAGATCATCAATGACCGTGAAACTGGGAGGTCTAGAGGTTTTGGCTTCATAACTTACGCATCAAGTGAAGAGGCTTCAGCTGCAATCACAGCCTTGGATGGAAAG GATCTCGATGGGCGTAACATCAGGGTTAACACTGCCAATGAGAGAACTGGTGGCTTCCGTAGTGGGGGTGGTGGCTATGGAGGCGGTggctatggcggcggcggtggcggctatggtggtggtggctacagtggtggtggtggctatggcggtggtggctacagtggtggtggtggtggcggcggcggctaccaaggaggcggcggtggttaTGGTGGCAACAATGGAGGGTATGGCAacaggggtggtggtggaggtggttaTGGAGTTGCAGAAGGATCTGCAGATGCCTTCTCTGGAATCAACTTAGGTGGTGATGGTAGTTTTGGTGGAAACCCAGCTGGAAGCTTTGGTGATGCTGGAGGTTCCACTGGCGGTGGTGATTTCTCCGGTGCCGGTGGTGACAGCTTTGGAAGCCGCAAGAACGATGAGCTCATGGATGACCTCTTCAAGGATGACGAGCCTGACAACTATGCCAACAAGCAGGGCTAA
- the LOC4352278 gene encoding uncharacterized protein isoform X1, whose amino-acid sequence MAAPREKSAAATSSAAAADAAGAGGGGDRWGAAVGNLTELGANVAALQRLLAKKAVFVDEDIFSKASLAADQARTIKILDQRVQSLERELDAAISAAARARTEKRQAEAAQRAAELRAQEVTKELENTAKVFKLHMEELRAKQEEIAKKESDIKVLEAIIRTLSNKDDGGSSE is encoded by the exons ATGGCGGCGCCGAGGGAGAAGTCCGCCGCGgcgacctcgtcggcggcggcggcggatgcggcgggggcggggggtgGAGGGGATCGGTggggcgcggcggtggggaaCCTGacggagctgggggcgaacgtGGCGGCGCTGCAGAGGCTGCTCGCGAAGAAGGCGGTGTTCGTCGACGAGGACATCTTCTCCAaggcctccctcgccgccgaccaGGCCCGCACCATCAAG ATTCTTGACCAGAGGGTGCAGTCGCTGGAACGTGAACTAGATGCTGCCATTTCTGCTGCTGCCCGAGCTCGTACAGAGAAACGCCAAGCTGAAGCTGCTCAACGAGCTGCGGAGTTACGTGCGCAGGAAGTGACCAAGGAATTGGAGAACACTGCAA AAGTGTTCAAGCTACACATGGAAGAGTTGCGGGCAAAGCAAGAGGAGATTGCAAAGAAAGAAAGTGATATCAAGGTGTTAGAAGCAATAATTCGAACCCTGAGTAACAAAGATGATGGGGGATCCAGCGAATAA